TATTTATCCAGGTAAGTGACTATCTCTTTAGGTGTTAAATTATCCACTACACTTCCTTACAGTTCTAATATTTTAATATTCTTGTTCGTATAGATACAAAGTTCACCGGCAACCTCCAGAGACTCCTGTACCAAAGTTCTTGGATCAAGATCTGTATGTTTATCCAAAGCACGCGCTGCGGAAATGGCATAGTTACCACCAGATCCTATCGCTGCTATTTTCCCGTCCTCAGGTTCTACGACATCACCGGTACCCGAAAGGATAAAAATATGCTCCTGGTTCAGTACGATCATCATCGCTTCGAGCTGACGCAGATGTTTATCTTTTCTCCACATTTTGGAAAAGCCTATGACAGACTTGAAAAGATCGCCTCTTTTTTCGGCCAATATCCCTTCGAACATATCAAAAAGGTTAAATGCATCAGCCGTACTTCCGGCGAATCCGGCCAATACTTTTCCTTCATGCAGTGTACGTATCTTCGTAGCATTACCTTTAAGTACGGTATCCCCGAAGGTCACTTGACCATCACCGCCTATCACTGCCTTTCCGTTACTTTTATACCCCAGTATCGTAGTTGCGTCAAACATGACTATACACCTACTACTTCTACTTTAATTGTCGCGTGTATCGCATGTCCAAGTTTGGCATCTACTTCATGTGTACCCGTCGACTTAAGTGCTTTTTTAAGATTAATGTTTTTTTTGTCAAGTTCTATATTGAGTTGTGATTCGATAGCGTTTGAGATATCGGCATTCCCTACTGAACCTTTGATACCCACCGGTGCCAATGGTTTTTCGACTCTAATGGTTGCCGCTTCAAGTGTAATTTTTTCAGCTTCAAGTCTGGCCAATTCATCTCTAAGGTTTCTTGCCATCTCTTCTTGTTCGGCCTTCCAGTTTTCTACCACCTCAGGTGTAGCCAGTTTTGCCAAACCCTTTCCTATAAGGAAGTTCTGTCCATAGCCATCTTTTACTTCTTTAATTTCACCTGCTTTACCAAGTGTTTTCACATCTTTGATCAATAATACTTTCATTTACTTATTCCTTCTTATGCCATATGTACTTCTAATTTTAACAAACTTTTACTAGACATCTGTTAAAAGTACTATACATCGCGTACTTTAAAGTATAGCTTTAGCCTGATGATAGTATTATATATGGTATATAAATTATGTCAAAGGGGGGGGGATCTTTCTATGAAGCTTGTTTACATCTTTATTGGTATCACATTTTTTACATTTCAAGGATGTACGACAAAAGAAGCGGCCCCCGAGTTACAGTATCAACAGAGTAAAACAGATTCTATCAAAACAGTCACTTCTGATGAACCAATAAAAGACGATCAATTAGAAGGATTTGCTGAAGAGTTTGAAGAGGAGTTTTCGGAACAGGAGACAACAACTGTCAGTGATCCCTTAAGTGGTTATAATAGAGCGATGACCTCCTTCAATGATACATTTATCCTCTATGCATTGACCCCTGTTTCCGAAGCCTATGCAGCGGTTATACCTCAACCTTTACGATTAGGTCTATCCAATGCTGTCGAGAACATACAGTTTCCTATTCGCTTTGCCAATAACCTCTTGCAAGGAAAGTTCCAAAATTCTTCGGACGAGCTGGGAAGATTTATTATCAACTCCACTGTAGGACTGGGTGGGCTTATAGATGTTGCAACCAACCATATGACAACACCGATACCCGCACATGATGAAGACTTCGGTCAAACTCTGGGATACTATGGTATGGGATCCGGATTCCATATTGTCCTACCATTCATCGGACCATCGAACATAAGAGATATCATAGGCATTACTGCAGATAGCTATCTCTCTCCACTTGTGCATGTAAACGGATTGGAAGAGTATAAAATACCTCAAAACTTTGGCCAATCTGTCGGTATCTATACGGTTCATACCATTAACAAAACATCTCTGCATTTAGGAGAATATGAAAACCTTAGAAAGGATGCTATAGATCTCTATCCTTTCTTTAGAGACACTTATGAACAAAAACGAAATTCTGATATAGAAGAATAAATCAAATAAGGTAAAAAATATGTTAAAAAAAGTCATTCTACTCTTGTTTCTGTCTGTGCTCTCTCTTTATGCACTGGAAGAGCAAAATATTCAAAAAGTCACAGACACGAAGGTAAGAGAAGTCTTGAATATCTTGAAAGACAAAAGCTTGTCCCAGAAACAAAAAGATGAAATGAATGTTCGCATTATAGACAATATTTTTGATTTTGATATCATGGCACAAATAAGTTTGGGTAAGCGATGGAAAACACTTTCTAAAGATGAACAAAGACGGTTTTCGAAGGCGTTTGAGAAAAAAATAAAACATTCCTATCTGGATAAACTAAGACTCTACAACAATGAAAAAGTGATCATTAAAGATTTGGAAAAGATCAAATCTAACCGCATTACCTTGGAAACTCAGGTCATAGGTCTTGATGACACCTATAAAGTCATCTATCTTTTTTACAAGAAGAGACAAACCGATCAATGGTATATCTATGATGTGGAATTGGTGGGTGTAAGTATTATTCAAACCTATAGAAAACAGTTTGCAGAGTTCTTAACAACAAAAACGGTCAAAGAACTTATAGAATCGCTTTAAGTCATTCTGTGGCAAAAATCCTTATATTAAGAAGATAATCAATGCTATATACTTTTTATCAAAAACTGATACTCAAATACCCCTTATCGGTTTTGATCATCCTTGTAAGCAGCATACTCATTTTTGGTATCAATGTTCTCAAATTAGAGATTGATGCTTCGGCAGAAACGCTTCTTTTAAATGATGATAAAGACTTGGCATTTTCCAGAACTGTAGCCAAAAGGTTCCAAACCAATGATGTACTGATTCTTGCCTATAAACCAAAGCAGGATCTACTCTCTCCCAAAAGTCTGCAAACCCTAACACGTATCACTAAAGATCTGGAGAAATTACCCCGTGTCGAATCCGTTGATTCACTCATCAATGTTCCCCTGTTTTTTTCACCTGTACGAGAGATGGATGATCTGATCAATGAAACCAGAACTCTAAAGAGTCCCGACATCAATCTCTCCATGGTCAAACACGAGTTTTTGACCAGTCCTCTTTATAAGGACAGCCTTGTCAATAAAGAGTTTACGATATCTTCGATCATCATCCATTTATATCAGGACCCCGAATATTTCACACTTCTGGAAAAAAGAAATCATCTACTGGACAAAGAGAAGAGCGCTTCACTGACAAAGGCAGAGAAACAGACCCTCCACGATGTCACAGAAGCATTTAAAGCACATAGAGATGCACAACGTGACATTGACAATCAGAATATTAAAGCGATCCGCTCTCTGATCTCAAAATATCACAATGAAGCTACGTTCTTTTTGGGCGGTGTGCAAATGATCTCCAACGATATCGTTGGATTCATTAAAAACGATCTACTGATTTATGGAAGTACACTGATACTTCTCATTATCCTTGTTTTGGGCATTGTTTTCAAAAAGGCAAGATGGGTGATGCTGCCTATACTGATCTGTACGCTCTCTGTTATTGCGATCACAAGCAGTCTGGGATATTTTGAATGGGAGATCACTGTCATCTCTTCGAATTTTATTGCCTTGCAACTGATCATTACCATTTCTATCGTTCTGCATTTGATTGTAAGGTATGAAGAACTTTTAACACTCTATCCTCATGCTTCATCCAAAAGACTTATCTTAGTTACGATGCTTACAAAAGCCACACCTACTTTCTTTGCTATTCTTACGACGATTGCAGGGTTCTCCACACTGCTCTATTCTCATATCTATCCTGTCATAAATCTGGGTTGGATGATGAGTGCAGGAATTTCGATGTCACTCATTATTGCATTTATTGTGTTTCCTGCTGTACTGATGTTACTCAAAAAAACACCTCCTGTAAAGCAGAAGAAGTCCATGGCCTTTATACCTTCTCTTACTGCCAAGATCGTACTGCATGATAAAAAAGCGATCTATATCGTCACCTTTCTCTCTATTGTCTTTAGTGTTACAGGGGCTTCGCAGCTTATTGTAGAGAACAGTTTTATCAACTACTTTAAAAAAGATACGGAGATCTACAAAGGTATGAGCATCATAGACCGGGAGCTGGGTGGAACCACTCCTTTAGACATCATACTCACTTTATCGGACAAAAACAGTACTTTCTCATCCACTGCTGCAACACAAGAGAATACGGATGAAGAGGCAGATTCCTTCGAAGATGAATTTTCGGCTGTAGAGGACCAGGAGCAATACTGGTTTACGAACGAGAAGATCAAGATCATCAAAAAAGTCCATGACTATTTAACACATCTGGCACAGGTAGGTGAGGTACAGTCTTTTGCCACGCTTCTTGATACAGGAAAGATACTCAATAAAAACAAAGATCTGGACAGTATAGATCTCGCTTTGATCTATAAAAAACTGCCCCAGAAATATAGAGATGTGATACTGACACCTTACGTCAATATTGAACATAACCAGCTCAGGTTTTCTACACGTATCATAGACTCCAATGAAGGATTACGCAGAGATGCTTTACTCAAAAAGATCAAAGATGACCTGACACAACTCATAGATCCTGATGTCGCAACTGTTCAGCTCTCAAATCTTATGGTACTTTACAACAATATGCTGCAATCCCTGTTCCATTCACAGATCACGATGGTCGGTCTCGTATTGCTCATCGTTTTTCTCATGTTCCTTGTATTGTTCAGGTCTCTCAAACTTACATTGATCGCTTTGATCGTCAATATCATTCCAATAGCGCTTGTTTTTGGCTTTATGGGCTGGCTGCATATTCCACTGGACATTATGACGATCACCATAGCTGCCATAGCCATGGGAATAGGTATCGATGATACGATACACTATATCCACCGGTTTCAAATTGAATTTGAAAAAGACAATCGTTACTACTTTACCATGCATAGAACAAGCACCAGCATTGGAAATGCTTTATACTTTACCACACTGGTCATCGTGATAGGTTTTTCCATCCTGACGTTGTCAAATTTGATCCCGACCATTTATTTTGGCCTACTTACGATGGTGGTAATGGTCGCTGCACTTACTTCGGACCTGATACTTTTACCCAAACTTTTAATCCACTTCAAGCCCTTTAAGAGAGTAAAATAGTTTACAATTTACTATGATCCCATAAGAATTAATATCTCATTTTATAAAATATGTTACAATCAAAAAAAATAAAATAATGGACCGATCATTTATGTTTCAAGAATTCAAAATAGACAATTTAGACCAGTTTCCCAAAGCGTTAGACACCCTTTTAGACAAGCAACGAGAGATGATCGATGAGATCACGGCAAATGCCGAGACCAGTTATGACAAAGTCCTTAAACCCCTACAAGACCTGGACGAGGAGCTAGGGCTTTTCTTCACACCGCTTTCTCATCTTAATGCTGTGATGAACTCTGAAGAGACACAAAAAGCGTATGAAGCATCTATCCCTCTACTCTCCAAGTTTAGTTCTGAAATGGCACAGAATGAAGCTCTGTTTAAAAAGATAGAGGCGATCAAAGCAGATTCAAAAGAAGCGAACAAAGTGCTGGAACATGAAATCAGAGGCTTTGTACTCTCCGGGGTCAATCTTCCCGCAGATAAGAAAAAACGCATGGAAGAGATCAATCTCAAACTCTCTGAACTCTCTAACCAGTTTTCACAAAATCTGCTTGATGCGACCAACGCCTATGAACTCATTATCGAAGAGGTAAAAGATGTTGAAGGCATGCCTCAGTCCGACATCGATGCAGCACAAGAAGAGATCGATGGAAGGATCGTATACAAATTCACACTTCAAATTCCCAGTTATATGGCCTACATGACTTACGGACCTAACCGTGAGCACAGAAAAGAACTCTCCAAAGCCTATGCGACCAGAGCACCTGAAAACGCAGAGGTCATAGACCAGATCCTCGCACTCAAACATGAAAAGTCACAGCTTCTTGGCTTTAGCTCTTATGCAGAGTATGCATTGGAGACACGCGATGCGAGCCATGAAGATGATGTCATCACATTCTTGAATGAACTGGCCGATGCTGCCTTGCCTCAAGCCAAAAACGAACTGGCTGAACTGAAGGCATTTGCACTTCAAACAGATGGTATAGAAGACTTGGCAGGTTATGATGTAGGCTACTATTCAGAGAAACTGAAAAAAGAAAAGTTTGACTTTGATGATACGATGACCAAACCCTACTTCAAACAAGAAAAAGTTTTAGAGGGATTATTGTACATTGTCTCAGAACTTTTTGGTGTCACCTTTGAACCTGCGGATGTACCTACCTGGCACGCATGTGTCAAACCTTTTGACATTTTCGAAGAGGGCAAACTCTCCGGACGTATCTACTTTGACCTTGAAGCGCGTAAAGAGAAACGCGGTGGTGCATGGATGAATGACTGGGAGACACACTATGTGGACTCTAAAGGAGAATTACATCTTCCATCCGCTTTCATCGTCTGTAACTTCTCACCAACAACCCCAAAGACGCCCTCTTTACTCAGACATGATGATGTAGTGACACTTTTCCATGAAATGGGACATGCCATCCATCACCTTTTTGGAAAATGCAAAGAGCGCTCCGTCTCGGGTATTAACGGTGTGGCATGGGATGTGGTAGAGTTTCCTTCACAATTTTTGGAGAACTTTGCTTATGAAGCTGCTATCTTAAAACGTTTTGGTTTTCATTATGAAACAGGAGAGCCTATTTCAAATGAACTGATGTCAAAGATCAAAGAGACCAAAAACTTCCAGGCAGCCCTTGGCATCTTGCGCCAGGTAGAGTTCTCATTGTTTGATTTTGTGCTGCATCAGGACCTTTACCAGGGTGAGGAAGTACAGAGATTACTCGATGGTATTCGAGAAAAGACCTCTTTGCTCACACCGCCGAGTTATAACAAATTCCAACATGGATTTGCCCATATCTTTGCAGGTGGCTATGCTGCAGGATACTACAGCTATAAATGGGCTGAAGTACTCTCTGCGGATGCTTTTTTCTCCTGTTTGGATAATGAATCAGGATTTAACAAGGAACGTGCCAAAGGGTATAAAGAGTATATACTGGCAAGCGGTGGTGCGATTGAGATGTCTGAACTCTATGAAGAGTGGCTTGGACGGAAAGCAGATGTTCAAAGTCTGATCAAACTGTATGAAATAGCATAATGATCTTCTCTCACTCTTAGGCCAGATCTCCGAAGAGTGAGAGGATAGAAAGGAGTCTTTCGTGAGCGAATACCGTTCTCTTGCACTAACCGTGATCGCTATCTTTACCATCACTTTAGTGGCTGCCTACTTCAGTCCCTCATTCGCAGAACAAAAAACCTACCTGGAACTTTTCATCCTTTTTGGAAGCCTGCTTTTCATTTTTGCCGTGGTAGTGATCTTTGCAACGCTGGGATTTCACTCTTTTGCACTCTTTTTGAGTCTCTTTCTTGCTGCAGTGATCGCAATGTACGGGGTATTGGGGGCCTTGCTTATCACGGCTGTCACCTATTTTCTGTGGGGTTCCATTTTCGCGATGGAACTACTGTTGTTCTATAATGGCAGTGAAAGTGCCAAAGAGTGGTTCCTGTCCCGGTATGATTTCAAAACATTCAAGATGGAATATGTTGCTTTTTATCCGCTGATGGGAATGCTCTATATTTTGTTGGAGTTTATACCCTATCTCTTTTCTAAAGAGAAGTTGTTGAAGTTCACCCCTTCAAAAGTTTTGAAGGAGATGGAGATGTTACTGGAGTAGTTTGATCTACTCTTCAGTATTCTTGATGAGAGAAGCGATACGTTCAGGCTGTTTTTTACCTTCAATGATGAATCTCAATGCATTCAGACGGATAAAGCCTTCTGCATCCGCCTGGTTATAGACTTCATCCTCTTCAAATGTAGAGTGTGCTTCTGAATAGAGTGATTCATCTGAACTTCTACCCACTACGATCACATTCCCTTTGTAAAGTTTGAGTTTTACTTCACCGTTGACTGTCTCTTGTGTTGTATCGATCGCTGCTTGCAACATCTTACGCTCCGGTGACCACCAGTATCCGTTATAGATCAGTTTTGCATACTTAGGCATAAGCTCATCTTTAAGGTGTGCTTCTTCTCTATCCAGTGTGATAGATTCGATCGCTCTGTGTGCTTTGAGCATGATCGTACCACCCGGCGTCTCATAGCATCCGCGTGCTTTCATCCCTACATAACGGTTCTCTACGATATCGATACGTCCGATACCATGATTGTTGCCATAGTCATTCAGTGTTTTAAGAAGTGTTGCAGGGCTCATTGTTTCACCGTTGATCGCTATCGGGTCACCTTTTTTATACGTAATGGTGATATACTCCGCCTCATCCGGAGCCTCTTCAGGAGAATTTGTCCATAGCCACATATCCTCTTCAGGTTCAGCTGCAGGATTTTCAAGGTGAAGCCCTTCATATGAGATATGAAGCAGGTTTGCGTCCATAGAGTATGGGCTTGCTTTAGGGTTACCGTGCTCATCCATATGTTTTTTAGAGATCTCTATACCGTGTTCCTTTGCATAAGCAAGAAGCTTCTCACGTGAATTGAGGTCCCACTCTCTCCACGGTGCGATCACTGCGATATCCGGATTAAGACCCAGATAACCAAGCTCGAAACGTACCTGGTCATTTCCTTTACCCGTTGCCCCGTGACTTACCGCATCAGCGCCGGTCTGTTGTGCGATCTCGATCTGCTTTTTAGCAATAAGCGGTCTTGCAATAGATGTTCCTAGCAGGTACTCACCCTCATAGATGGCATTGGCTCTGAACATAGGAAAGACAAAATCTTTTACAAACTCTTCTCTAAGATCCAGAATAAAAATATTCTCAGGCTTGATACCCATATCCAATGCTTTCTGACGTGCAGGTTCTACCTCTTCACCCTGACCAAGATCAGCCGTGAAAGTCACTACTTCACACTCATACTCGTCTTGGAGCCATTTTAAGATAATACTCGTATCCAGTCCACCAGAATACGCCAATACTGCTTTTTTAATTTTTCTTTTTGCCATGCTATAAGCCTTTAATTAATATTGTTGCAATTTTAGCGTAAATTTAGTTACGGATGGTTTTATTATTCTATGAATTTGAAGACAATCTATTCACTGACATAGGCTCCTCTTGCTCCACTCACAGAATTTTTAGACTTGTCTTTTTTACTTTTTTCAACCATTTTTAGGTTCATTTCATACTCTTTGGCAACCATATAACTGCCAAATGTGTCAAATTCATCCTCTCCTTTTGCATTGAGTTGTTTTTCAAGAAGTCTAAGATGTTGCTTCATTTTATCGCTTAAAGTGATGATCTCCTGGTAATGTACGGCAGATATTTTGATCGCTCCGTCACTTAACGGTTTTTTTCTACCAAATAAACTACTTTTATGCTTTGAGACACAGACTTCATAAATCTGCATAAAATGGTTATGTATGCCTTTCCATAATGCTTCGATTTCATATAAAGTATCCACACAGGTGCTATCCCTGAACAGCATGGCCTCCTGCTCCAGCCACTTTCCGAAATCAATGTCAGACATATTCAACTCAATGTCTTGTTTGTTTGTATCCAAAAGTCCCGCAGATAATAATTTTATCATGCCTACCCATCTGGTATGTTCTACTCTTGCTTGATGAAGATGATGTAGATATGTCTCTTTATTTGTCATTTAGTATTCCTTGTCAATAGTATCACTATATGACATGACACAGGTCACATCCCAATGCTATATAGTGATTTTAATAATTTCCTTCAGAAATATTTTATCCCAAAGGAATACTTATATTTTTTATAACTTGATTAATTTTTAACCAAATAAATATAGATACTGTTTTCTTAGAAATCAAATCCGTATTTCTTCAAAATGATCTCCAACACCGCTTTCTTATAGGCTCCCGTATGACGAAATATTTCTTTCCCGGATGCATCAAAAAATATCTGCGTAGGCATCTCTTTGAGTTTATAGATATCACGACTGACCAAACGTTCTTTTTGACCGTCAATGGAATAGATCTGAAACTCCGGATGCACCTCTAAGACTTCAGCAAATACTTTGGACATCGCTAAACAGCTGTAACAGTGTGACATGCCAAACGCTAAAATAGTAGGTTTACCGTTGCCGATATTATGTTTGATGTATCTATATTCGTTCACTGGTAATGGCTTCTTTTCTGACATTTTTGCTCCAAGCGTGTAATTAGGGTGATTATACAAATCCTATCTTAAAAACTTTTGCTATAATCAAACTCATATTATTCAAGGAAATCAACCATGTTATTGGGCGTAAACATAGACCATATTGCCGTACTGAGGGAAGCAAGAAAAGTAACAGACCCTGATCCGATCGATGCACTGAGCATCTGTAAACGTGCAGGAGCAGACCAGATCACGATCCATCTTCGTGAAGACCGGCGTCATATGCAGGATATGGATGCCAAAAATATTATAGAGCTTTCTTCTTTACCCGTGAACCTCGAATGTGCCATCTCTTCTGAAATGATAGATATCGCTTGTGAGCTAAAACCGCATCGTGTCACGCTTGTACCTGAAAAGCGTGAAGAGGTCACTACGGAAGGCGGTCTCGCAGTAACTGGCGAACAACCGAAACTCAAAGAGGCTATCCAAAGACTGCACAAAGAAGAGATAGAAGTATCCCTTTTTATAGACCCTACCCTGGATGCCGTCAATGCATCACTTGAACTGGATGTAGAGTGGATAGAGTTTCATACGGGAAAATATGCCAACATCTATGCGATGCTCTACACGAACCTCTCCAAAACACACCACACTATCCCTGAACTTGAACTTCCGCGAAAGGTACTCAAAAAGATGCTCAAAGATGAACTCTGCAACCTGCGTCTGCTCTCCTGTGATGCAATGGAGCTTGGATTACGTGTGGCAGCGGGACATGGCCTTAATATGCAAAATGTCAAAGAGATCGCCGAAATAGAGACAATAGAAGAGCTGAACATCGGCCAAAGTATTATCGCGCGTTCTGTGTATACCGGGCTTGAGCAAGCTATCATAGATATGAAATCTATGCTAATAAGATAACATGTCAAGAAAAAAAGTAGCCATATCCGTCGGTGATCTAAACGGTATAGGTATACAGCTTGCCCTTGAGAACCATGACATCATTTCTCAAGAGATAGAGGCTGTTTACTGCATAGACAGAAACATGCTGGAACAAGCAGCCCATAAATTAAACCTCACCATACCTTCTAATTTTCAAACGGTGGAAGATCTTGAAGGATACTTTGAGATAGAACCAGGAGTAGTCCGTAAA
The sequence above is drawn from the Sulfurovum sp. TSL1 genome and encodes:
- a CDS encoding pyridoxine 5'-phosphate synthase — translated: MLLGVNIDHIAVLREARKVTDPDPIDALSICKRAGADQITIHLREDRRHMQDMDAKNIIELSSLPVNLECAISSEMIDIACELKPHRVTLVPEKREEVTTEGGLAVTGEQPKLKEAIQRLHKEEIEVSLFIDPTLDAVNASLELDVEWIEFHTGKYANIYAMLYTNLSKTHHTIPELELPRKVLKKMLKDELCNLRLLSCDAMELGLRVAAGHGLNMQNVKEIAEIETIEELNIGQSIIARSVYTGLEQAIIDMKSMLIR
- a CDS encoding M3 family metallopeptidase, producing the protein MFQEFKIDNLDQFPKALDTLLDKQREMIDEITANAETSYDKVLKPLQDLDEELGLFFTPLSHLNAVMNSEETQKAYEASIPLLSKFSSEMAQNEALFKKIEAIKADSKEANKVLEHEIRGFVLSGVNLPADKKKRMEEINLKLSELSNQFSQNLLDATNAYELIIEEVKDVEGMPQSDIDAAQEEIDGRIVYKFTLQIPSYMAYMTYGPNREHRKELSKAYATRAPENAEVIDQILALKHEKSQLLGFSSYAEYALETRDASHEDDVITFLNELADAALPQAKNELAELKAFALQTDGIEDLAGYDVGYYSEKLKKEKFDFDDTMTKPYFKQEKVLEGLLYIVSELFGVTFEPADVPTWHACVKPFDIFEEGKLSGRIYFDLEARKEKRGGAWMNDWETHYVDSKGELHLPSAFIVCNFSPTTPKTPSLLRHDDVVTLFHEMGHAIHHLFGKCKERSVSGINGVAWDVVEFPSQFLENFAYEAAILKRFGFHYETGEPISNELMSKIKETKNFQAALGILRQVEFSLFDFVLHQDLYQGEEVQRLLDGIREKTSLLTPPSYNKFQHGFAHIFAGGYAAGYYSYKWAEVLSADAFFSCLDNESGFNKERAKGYKEYILASGGAIEMSELYEEWLGRKADVQSLIKLYEIA
- a CDS encoding RND family transporter; this translates as MLYTFYQKLILKYPLSVLIILVSSILIFGINVLKLEIDASAETLLLNDDKDLAFSRTVAKRFQTNDVLILAYKPKQDLLSPKSLQTLTRITKDLEKLPRVESVDSLINVPLFFSPVREMDDLINETRTLKSPDINLSMVKHEFLTSPLYKDSLVNKEFTISSIIIHLYQDPEYFTLLEKRNHLLDKEKSASLTKAEKQTLHDVTEAFKAHRDAQRDIDNQNIKAIRSLISKYHNEATFFLGGVQMISNDIVGFIKNDLLIYGSTLILLIILVLGIVFKKARWVMLPILICTLSVIAITSSLGYFEWEITVISSNFIALQLIITISIVLHLIVRYEELLTLYPHASSKRLILVTMLTKATPTFFAILTTIAGFSTLLYSHIYPVINLGWMMSAGISMSLIIAFIVFPAVLMLLKKTPPVKQKKSMAFIPSLTAKIVLHDKKAIYIVTFLSIVFSVTGASQLIVENSFINYFKKDTEIYKGMSIIDRELGGTTPLDIILTLSDKNSTFSSTAATQENTDEEADSFEDEFSAVEDQEQYWFTNEKIKIIKKVHDYLTHLAQVGEVQSFATLLDTGKILNKNKDLDSIDLALIYKKLPQKYRDVILTPYVNIEHNQLRFSTRIIDSNEGLRRDALLKKIKDDLTQLIDPDVATVQLSNLMVLYNNMLQSLFHSQITMVGLVLLIVFLMFLVLFRSLKLTLIALIVNIIPIALVFGFMGWLHIPLDIMTITIAAIAMGIGIDDTIHYIHRFQIEFEKDNRYYFTMHRTSTSIGNALYFTTLVIVIGFSILTLSNLIPTIYFGLLTMVVMVAALTSDLILLPKLLIHFKPFKRVK
- a CDS encoding ABC transporter substrate-binding protein; this encodes MLKKVILLLFLSVLSLYALEEQNIQKVTDTKVREVLNILKDKSLSQKQKDEMNVRIIDNIFDFDIMAQISLGKRWKTLSKDEQRRFSKAFEKKIKHSYLDKLRLYNNEKVIIKDLEKIKSNRITLETQVIGLDDTYKVIYLFYKKRQTDQWYIYDVELVGVSIIQTYRKQFAEFLTTKTVKELIESL
- a CDS encoding argininosuccinate synthase; translation: MAKRKIKKAVLAYSGGLDTSIILKWLQDEYECEVVTFTADLGQGEEVEPARQKALDMGIKPENIFILDLREEFVKDFVFPMFRANAIYEGEYLLGTSIARPLIAKKQIEIAQQTGADAVSHGATGKGNDQVRFELGYLGLNPDIAVIAPWREWDLNSREKLLAYAKEHGIEISKKHMDEHGNPKASPYSMDANLLHISYEGLHLENPAAEPEEDMWLWTNSPEEAPDEAEYITITYKKGDPIAINGETMSPATLLKTLNDYGNNHGIGRIDIVENRYVGMKARGCYETPGGTIMLKAHRAIESITLDREEAHLKDELMPKYAKLIYNGYWWSPERKMLQAAIDTTQETVNGEVKLKLYKGNVIVVGRSSDESLYSEAHSTFEEDEVYNQADAEGFIRLNALRFIIEGKKQPERIASLIKNTEE
- the hslV gene encoding ATP-dependent protease subunit HslV; amino-acid sequence: MFDATTILGYKSNGKAVIGGDGQVTFGDTVLKGNATKIRTLHEGKVLAGFAGSTADAFNLFDMFEGILAEKRGDLFKSVIGFSKMWRKDKHLRQLEAMMIVLNQEHIFILSGTGDVVEPEDGKIAAIGSGGNYAISAARALDKHTDLDPRTLVQESLEVAGELCIYTNKNIKILEL
- a CDS encoding VacJ family lipoprotein; translated protein: MKLVYIFIGITFFTFQGCTTKEAAPELQYQQSKTDSIKTVTSDEPIKDDQLEGFAEEFEEEFSEQETTTVSDPLSGYNRAMTSFNDTFILYALTPVSEAYAAVIPQPLRLGLSNAVENIQFPIRFANNLLQGKFQNSSDELGRFIINSTVGLGGLIDVATNHMTTPIPAHDEDFGQTLGYYGMGSGFHIVLPFIGPSNIRDIIGITADSYLSPLVHVNGLEEYKIPQNFGQSVGIYTVHTINKTSLHLGEYENLRKDAIDLYPFFRDTYEQKRNSDIEE
- the rplI gene encoding 50S ribosomal protein L9; amino-acid sequence: MKVLLIKDVKTLGKAGEIKEVKDGYGQNFLIGKGLAKLATPEVVENWKAEQEEMARNLRDELARLEAEKITLEAATIRVEKPLAPVGIKGSVGNADISNAIESQLNIELDKKNINLKKALKSTGTHEVDAKLGHAIHATIKVEVVGV
- a CDS encoding thioredoxin family protein, with protein sequence MSEKKPLPVNEYRYIKHNIGNGKPTILAFGMSHCYSCLAMSKVFAEVLEVHPEFQIYSIDGQKERLVSRDIYKLKEMPTQIFFDASGKEIFRHTGAYKKAVLEIILKKYGFDF